One part of the Chiroxiphia lanceolata isolate bChiLan1 chromosome 14, bChiLan1.pri, whole genome shotgun sequence genome encodes these proteins:
- the RAB33A gene encoding ras-related protein Rab-33A, translating into MAAGGGGGGRPPGSDPALEPYVQTRIFKIIVIGDSNVGKTCLTFRFCGGTFPGKTEATIGVDFREKTVEIEGERIKVQVWDTAGQERFRKSMVEHYYRNVHAVVFVYDVTKMSSFTNLKTWIEECNGHAVSPLVPRVLVGNKCDLKDLIQVPSSLALKFADAHNMLLFETSAKDPQESQNVDAIFMCLACRLKAQRSLPCRDAEGWPGQPQPQSRRLDEASGKGSCPC; encoded by the exons atggcggcgggcggcggcggcggggggcggccgccGGGCTCCGACCCCGCGCTGGAGCCCTACGTGCAGACCCGCATCTTCAAAATCATCGTGATCGGAGACTCCAACGTGGGCAAGACGTGCCTGACCTTCCGCTTCTGCGGGGGCACCTTCCCCGGCAAGACCGAGGCCACCATCGGCGTGGACTTCCGCGAGAAGACGGTGGAGATCGAGGGGGAGCGCATCAAG GTGCAGGTGTGGGACACGGCCGGCCAGGAGAGATTTCGGAAGAGCATGGTGGAGCACTACTACCGCAACGTGCACGCCGTGGTCTTTGTGTACGACGTGACAAAGATGAGCTCCTTCACCAACCTCAAGACATGGATTGAGGAGTGCAATGGGCACGCAGTGTCCCCGCTCGTCCCCAGGGTGCTCGTGGGGAACAAGTGTGACTTGAAGGACCTGATCCAGGTgccgtccagcctggccctcAAGTTCGCCGACGCTCACAACATGCTTTTGTTTGAGACCTCGGCCAAGGACCCGCAGGAGAGCCAGAACGTGGACGCCATTTTCATGTGCCTGGCCTGCCGGCTGAAGGCGCAGCGCTCGCTGCCCTGCCGGGACGCCGAGGGATggccggggcagccccagccGCAGTCCCGCCGGCTGGACGAGGCCAGCGGGAAAGGCTCCTGCCCGTGCTGA
- the AIFM1 gene encoding apoptosis-inducing factor 1, mitochondrial isoform X1, giving the protein MFRCRGALARALRPPPPRGRAQAGTLLQRWNVPPDLQLSRQVQTGVPGEKGSNKFFAFIVGLTTLGAGAYVYKTLKDNKERFTSRVSSITRPQDDESSVSGAPVKVPSHVPFLLIGGGTAAFAAARSIRARDPGARVLIVSEDPALPYMRPPLSKELWFSDDPNVTETLRFKQWNGKERSIYFQPPSFYVPVQDLPSVENGGVAVLCGKKVVHMDVRGNTVKLSDGTQITYDKCLIATGGTPRNLPAIERAGKDVQKRLTLFRKIEDFRNLEKISREVRSITIIGGGFLGSELACALGRRARTRGLEVIQLFPENGNMGKVLPEYLSNWTTEKVRREGVNVLPNAVVKSVSVSGNRLVIQLKDGRKVETDHIVAAVGLEPNVELAKSAGLEVDSDFGGFRVNAELQARSNIWVAGDAACFYDIKLGRRRVEHHDHAVVSGRLAGENMTGAAKPYWHQSMFWSDLGPNVGYEAIGLVDSSLPTVGVFAKATAKDTPKSATEQSGTGIRSESETEAEASEVHISPSSSPTPQVPKQGEDYGKGVIFYLRDKVVVGIVLWNIFNRMPIARKIIKDGEEHEDLNEVAKLFNIHED; this is encoded by the exons ATGTTCCGCTGCCGCGGGGCCCTGGCGCGCGCCCtgcgccccccgccgccgcgaGGGCGCGCACAGGCGG GCACCTTGTTGCAGCGCTGGAATGTGCCCCCAGACCTGCAGCTGAGCAGACAAGTGCAGACAGGCGTGCCCGGGGAAAAAGGCAGTAATAAGTTTTTTGCCTTTATTGTGGGCTTGACCACCTTAGGAGCAGGTGCCTAT GTGTACAAAACATTGAAGGACAACAAGGAGCGATTCACCAGCCGGGTCTCGTCGATTACGCGACCCCAAGACGACGAATCCTCTGTGTCCG GCGCTCCTGTCAAGGTCCCATCCCACGTCCCTTTCCTGCTCATTGGTGGAggaactgctgcttttgctgctgccaGATCCATCCGTGCCCGTGACCCCGGAGCCCGG GTGCTGATTGTGTCCGAAGATCCTGCCCTGCCCTACATGCGTCCACCTCTTTCCAAAGAACTGTGGTTTTCCGATGATCCCAACGTGACAGAGACTTTGCGGTTCAAGCAGTGGAATGGCAAGGAGAGGAG TATCTATTTCCAGCCACCGTCATTCTACGTGCCTGTCCAGGACCTGCCCTCTGTGGAAAATGGTGGGGTGGCAGTTCTGTGTGGCAAGAAG GTTGTACATATGGATGTTAGAGGGAACACAGTGAAGCTCAGTGATGGGACCCAGATAACCTACGACAAATGTCTCATTGCCACTG GGGGAACCCCAAGGAACCTGCCCGCCATCGAAAGAGCAGGAAAGGACGTACAGAAAAGGCTGACGCTGTTCCGAAAG ATCGAGGACTTCCGAAACCTGGAGAAGATTTCAAGAGAAGTCAGGTCCATCACAATTATTGGTGGTGGTTTCCTTGGCAGTGAGCTGGCCTGtgctctgggaaggagag CACGAACCCGAGGCCTGGAGGTGATCCAGCTGTTTCCAGAGAACGGCAATATGGGCAAAGTCCTGCCCGAATACCTGAGCAACTGGACCACAGAGAAAGTCAGGAGAG AGGGGGTCAACGTCCTGCCCAATGCTGTGGTCAAGTCTGTCTCTGTCTCCGGCAACCGGCTGGTGATTCAACTGAAGGATGGCCGGAAG GTGGAGACAGATCACATTGTGGCTGCAGTAGGGCTGGAGCCTAACGTGGAATTGGCCAAGTCGGCGGGGCTGGAGGTGGACTCAGACTTCGGGGGGTTCCGGGTGAACGCGGAGCTGCAGGCACGCTCCAACATCTGGGTG GCAGGGGATGCTGCCTGTTTCTACGACATCAAACTGGGCCGCAGACGTGTGGAGCACCACGATCACGCCGTGGTGAGCGGGAGACTGGCCGGAGAAAACATGACTGGAGCTGCAAAGCCCTACTGGCACCAGTCAATGTTCTG GAGTGATCTGGGCCCCAACGTGGGGTACGAAGCCATTGGCCTCGTGGACAGCAGTTTGCCAACAGTCGGAGTCTTCGCGAAAGCGACAGCGAAGGACACGCCGAAAAGCGCGACAGAGCAGTCAG GGACTGGAATTCGATCCGAGAGCGAAACGGAAGCGGAAGCCTCGGAAGTTCACATCTCTCCAAGCTCTTCACCGACACCTCAAGTCCCGAAGCAAGGAGAAGATTACGGCAAAGGTGTCATTTTCTACCTCAGGGATAAAGTCGTGGTGGGAATCGTGTTGTGGAACATCTTCAACAGGATGCCCATTGCTCGGAAG aTCATCAAAGACGGGGAGGAGCACGAGGACCTCAATGAAGTAGCAAAGCTCTTCAACATCCACGAAGACTGA
- the AIFM1 gene encoding apoptosis-inducing factor 1, mitochondrial isoform X2, with translation MFRCRGALARALRPPPPRGRAQAALHCHPLRCPSRSLMSSGVPGKAGSNLLLYLIVGGTVTGTGAYVYKTLKDNKERFTSRVSSITRPQDDESSVSGAPVKVPSHVPFLLIGGGTAAFAAARSIRARDPGARVLIVSEDPALPYMRPPLSKELWFSDDPNVTETLRFKQWNGKERSIYFQPPSFYVPVQDLPSVENGGVAVLCGKKVVHMDVRGNTVKLSDGTQITYDKCLIATGGTPRNLPAIERAGKDVQKRLTLFRKIEDFRNLEKISREVRSITIIGGGFLGSELACALGRRARTRGLEVIQLFPENGNMGKVLPEYLSNWTTEKVRREGVNVLPNAVVKSVSVSGNRLVIQLKDGRKVETDHIVAAVGLEPNVELAKSAGLEVDSDFGGFRVNAELQARSNIWVAGDAACFYDIKLGRRRVEHHDHAVVSGRLAGENMTGAAKPYWHQSMFWSDLGPNVGYEAIGLVDSSLPTVGVFAKATAKDTPKSATEQSGTGIRSESETEAEASEVHISPSSSPTPQVPKQGEDYGKGVIFYLRDKVVVGIVLWNIFNRMPIARKIIKDGEEHEDLNEVAKLFNIHED, from the exons ATGTTCCGCTGCCGCGGGGCCCTGGCGCGCGCCCtgcgccccccgccgccgcgaGGGCGCGCACAGGCGG CTTTGCATTGCCATCCACTAAGATGCCCTTCTAGATCCCTGATGTCTTCAGGTGTTCCTGGCAAAGCTGGCAGCAACCTCTTGTTATACTTAATAGTGGGAGGAACAGTCACTGGGACAGGAGCTTAT GTGTACAAAACATTGAAGGACAACAAGGAGCGATTCACCAGCCGGGTCTCGTCGATTACGCGACCCCAAGACGACGAATCCTCTGTGTCCG GCGCTCCTGTCAAGGTCCCATCCCACGTCCCTTTCCTGCTCATTGGTGGAggaactgctgcttttgctgctgccaGATCCATCCGTGCCCGTGACCCCGGAGCCCGG GTGCTGATTGTGTCCGAAGATCCTGCCCTGCCCTACATGCGTCCACCTCTTTCCAAAGAACTGTGGTTTTCCGATGATCCCAACGTGACAGAGACTTTGCGGTTCAAGCAGTGGAATGGCAAGGAGAGGAG TATCTATTTCCAGCCACCGTCATTCTACGTGCCTGTCCAGGACCTGCCCTCTGTGGAAAATGGTGGGGTGGCAGTTCTGTGTGGCAAGAAG GTTGTACATATGGATGTTAGAGGGAACACAGTGAAGCTCAGTGATGGGACCCAGATAACCTACGACAAATGTCTCATTGCCACTG GGGGAACCCCAAGGAACCTGCCCGCCATCGAAAGAGCAGGAAAGGACGTACAGAAAAGGCTGACGCTGTTCCGAAAG ATCGAGGACTTCCGAAACCTGGAGAAGATTTCAAGAGAAGTCAGGTCCATCACAATTATTGGTGGTGGTTTCCTTGGCAGTGAGCTGGCCTGtgctctgggaaggagag CACGAACCCGAGGCCTGGAGGTGATCCAGCTGTTTCCAGAGAACGGCAATATGGGCAAAGTCCTGCCCGAATACCTGAGCAACTGGACCACAGAGAAAGTCAGGAGAG AGGGGGTCAACGTCCTGCCCAATGCTGTGGTCAAGTCTGTCTCTGTCTCCGGCAACCGGCTGGTGATTCAACTGAAGGATGGCCGGAAG GTGGAGACAGATCACATTGTGGCTGCAGTAGGGCTGGAGCCTAACGTGGAATTGGCCAAGTCGGCGGGGCTGGAGGTGGACTCAGACTTCGGGGGGTTCCGGGTGAACGCGGAGCTGCAGGCACGCTCCAACATCTGGGTG GCAGGGGATGCTGCCTGTTTCTACGACATCAAACTGGGCCGCAGACGTGTGGAGCACCACGATCACGCCGTGGTGAGCGGGAGACTGGCCGGAGAAAACATGACTGGAGCTGCAAAGCCCTACTGGCACCAGTCAATGTTCTG GAGTGATCTGGGCCCCAACGTGGGGTACGAAGCCATTGGCCTCGTGGACAGCAGTTTGCCAACAGTCGGAGTCTTCGCGAAAGCGACAGCGAAGGACACGCCGAAAAGCGCGACAGAGCAGTCAG GGACTGGAATTCGATCCGAGAGCGAAACGGAAGCGGAAGCCTCGGAAGTTCACATCTCTCCAAGCTCTTCACCGACACCTCAAGTCCCGAAGCAAGGAGAAGATTACGGCAAAGGTGTCATTTTCTACCTCAGGGATAAAGTCGTGGTGGGAATCGTGTTGTGGAACATCTTCAACAGGATGCCCATTGCTCGGAAG aTCATCAAAGACGGGGAGGAGCACGAGGACCTCAATGAAGTAGCAAAGCTCTTCAACATCCACGAAGACTGA
- the MARS2 gene encoding methionine--tRNA ligase, mitochondrial, with amino-acid sequence MLRPPRRLPRPPRRAIGTASAAGPGRRLLLSTPIFYANGPPHIGHLYSALLADALLRHRRLRAAGPGRLCTGTDEHGLKIQQAAAAAGMSPPELCERVSGLFRQALAQAGVAFTDFTRTSEPRHQRAVRHFWGALRDCGALYKGSYEGWYCTPEESFLSESQLAERRDAQGRPCKVSLETGHEVHWTKEENYMFKLSAFRDPLQNWLRDNPRAISPDPFYQRVLRWLDEDLPDLSVSRERSRLQWGIPVPGDPTQTIYVWVDALVNYLSVVGYPESHGAWWPAAHHVVGKDILKFHALYWPALLLAAGLAPPERILVHSHWTVRGQKMSKSLGNVVDPATCVGQYGVDGFRYFLLRQGVPERDCDYYDEKVVKLLNSELADALGGLLNRSTAPSINPSNTYPRFSEPCFPKVLNSGEAKGMGRVSAEDYELVAAVASLPVQVAAYFEGFQIYKALECVAQCVRQTNGFFQRHKPWKLDRRDAAEQLWLDTILHITLECLRVYGTLLQPVVPHMADKLLSRLAVEPGERGLSDLTFLARYDGKPCPFEGRQLGPDTGVLFQRLEKLETMKNTKQEARVSDKQLL; translated from the exons ATGTtgcggccgccccgccgcctcccgcgcccgccccgccgcgccaTCGGCACCGCCAGCGCCGCCGGGCCCGGCCGCCGCCTGCTGCTCTCCACCCCCATCTTCTACGCGAACGGGCCGCCGCACATCGGGCACCTGTACTCGGCGCTGTTGGCCGACGCGCTGCTCCGCCACCGCCGCCTGCGCGCCGCCGGGCCCGGGCGGCTCTGCACGG GCACCGACGAGCACGGGCTGAAGATCCAACaggcagcggcggcggcagggATGTCACCCCCTGAGCTCTGCGAGCGCGTCTCAGGGCTGTTCCgccaggccctggcccaggccGGCGTCGCCTTCACCGACTTCACACGCACCAGCGAGCCCCGGCACCAGCGGGCCGTGCGGCACTTCTGGGGTGCCCTCCGTGACTGCGGGGCGCTCTACAAGGGCTCCTACGAGGGCTGGTACTGCACTCCCGAGGAAAGCTTCCTGTCCGAGAGCCAGCTCGCTGAGCGCAGGGATGCCCAGGGACGCCCCTGCAAGGTGTCCTTGGAGACCGGCCATGAG GTGCACTGGACCAAAGAGGAGAATTACATGTTCAAGCTCTCGGCGTTCCGGGATCCCTTGCAGAACTGGCTCCGGGACAACCCACGCGCCATTTCTCCCGACCCTTTCTACCAGCGCGTGCTCCGCTGGCTGGACGAGGATTTGCCGGACCTGTCGGTGTCCCGCGAGCGGAGCCGGCTGCAGTGGGGCATCCCCGTGCCCGGTGACCCCACACAGACCATCTACGTGTGGGTGGACGCCCTGGTGAACTACCTGAGCGTGGTGGGGTACCCCGAGAGCCACGGCGCGTGGTGGCCGGCCGCGCACCACGTCGTGGGCAAGGACATCCTCAAGTTCCACGCGCTGTACTGGCCGGCGCTGCTGCTGGCGGCAGGGCTGGCCCCCCCCGAGCGCATCCTGGTGCACTCCCACTGGACCGTGCGTGGGCAGAAGATGTCCAAGAGCCTGGGCAACGTGGTGGACCCCGCCACGTGCGTGGGGCAGTACGGCGTGGACGGGTTCCGGTACTTCCTGCTGCGGCAGGGCGTCCCGGAGCGGGATTGCGACTATTACGACGAGAAGGTGGTGAAGTTGCTGAATTCGGAGCTGGCGGATGCACTCGGGGGGCTGCTGAATCGCTCAACAGCCCCCAGCATCAACCCCAGCAACACCTACCCACGCTTCTCAGAGCCCTGTTTTCCAAAGGTCCTGAATTCCGGGGAAGCAAAAGGCATGGGCAGGGTGTCTGCTGAGGACTACGAACTCGTGGCAGCGGTGGCCTCTCTGCCTGTGCAGGTGGCTGCTTATTTCGAAGGCTTCCAGATTTACAAGGCTTTGGAATGCGTTGCCCAGTGTGTGAGGCAGACCAACGGCTTCTTCCAGAGACACAAGCCTTGGAAACTCGACCGAAGGGATGCTGcggagcagctctggctggacACCATCCTGCACATCACGCTGGAATGCCTGCGTGTCTACGGGAcgctcctgcagcctgtggtcCCACACATGGCAGACAAGCTGCTGTCCCGGCTGGCTGTTGAGCCAGGAGAGAGGGGTCTCTCTGATCTGACATTCTTGGCGCGCTATGATGGAAAGCCATGTCCCTTTGAGGGGAGACAGCTCGGACCTGACACTGGCGTCTTGTTCCAGAGGCTGGAGAAGTTGGAAACTATGAAGAACACAAAGCAAGAAGCTCGAGTCTCTGACAAACAGCTTCTGTGA
- the RBMX2 gene encoding RNA-binding motif protein, X-linked 2 — protein SAESVRLGAQRAGAVPRAGAVRAAAAMNPLTKVKLINELNAREAELGVQEAVSWHAEYKDSAWIFVGGLHYELTEGDVICVFSQYGEVVNINLVRDKKTGKSKGFCFLCYEDQRSTILAVDNFNGIKIKGRTIRVDHVANYRPPKESEDWDEVTRALHAKGCGVKTPPRSSSDSPSEEEDVPVKKQKEKPRSRAEQPKPGQQAGKRVGTEEPHPRIKIKKEKEDPGYERYAGGSSDRNTGSRTQRDEEQRRHQRPLERRGDKSGQEQRGQSSSWEERDKREEAGRRSDGHGSRRDVSPKGGRSREPHSRHKERGSGRDSSRH, from the exons TCGGCCGAGTCCGTTCGGCTAGGCGCGCAGCGCGCAGGCGCGGTGCCGCGCGCAGGCGCAGtgcgcgccgccgccgccatgaA CCCCCTGACGAAGGTGAAGCTGATCAACGAGCTGAACGCACGGGAGGCGGAGCTGGGCGTGCAGGAGGCGGTGTCGTGGCACGCGGAGTACAAGGACAGCGCCTGGATCTTTGTGG GCGGGCTGCACTACGAGCTGACGGAGGGCGATGTCATCTGCGTGTTCTCGCA GTACGGCGAGGTCGTCAACATCAACCTCGTGCGGGACAAAAAGACGGGGAAGTCCAAAGGGTTCTGTTTCCTGTGCTATGAGGATCAGAGGAGCACCATCCTAGCTGTGGACAACTTCAATGGGATCAAG ATCAAGGGACGGACCATCCGCGTGGACCACGTGGCCAACTACCGGCCCCCCAAGGAGTCAGAGGACTGGGATGAGGTGACTAGAGCTCTCCACGCCAAGGGCTGCGGGGTCAAAACGCCGCCTCGCTCCTCGTCTGACTCCCCGtcggaggaggaggatgtgcctgtgaaaaagcagaaag AGAAGCCGCGGAGCAGAGCGGAGCAGCCGAAGCCAGGCCAGCAGGCCGGGAAGCGCGTTGGCACGGAGGAGCCACATCCCAGGATCAAGAtcaagaaggagaaggaggaccctgggtACGAGCGCTACGCCGGCGGGAGCTCTGACAGGAACACTGGGAGCAGGACACAGCGGGACGAGGAGCAGCGGCGGCACCAGCGACCCTTGGAGAGGAGGGGGGACAAGAGcggccaggagcagaggggacagagcagctcctgggaggagCGGGACAAGAGGGAGgaggctggcaggaggagcGATGGGCACGGCAGCCGGCGGGACGTGTCCCCCAAGGGAGGCAGATCCCGGGAACCCCATTCCAGGCACAAGGAGCGGGGCTCTGGCAGAGACTCCAGCCGCCACTGA